The Calditrichota bacterium genome includes a window with the following:
- a CDS encoding aspartate aminotransferase family protein: MKNDILKRHKDYLFPSVANYYKEPLALDHGEGCYLFDADGNKYLDFFGGILTVSVGHCNPKVTSKIKEQVDKLQHTSTLYPTENIGKLAEKLAQITPGKLQKTFFTSSGTEADETAVFMARHFTGNQELIALRHGYSGRSMLAMTLTAHAPWRHGGVQDAGIKHAVNPYCYRCPLGLEYPSCEIKCAQDIEELIMTTTSGQIAGFLAEPIQGVGGFITPPKEYFEVAVPIIKKYGGVFISDEVQTGFGRTGKRMFGIEHYGVEPDMMTAAKGMANGTPIGATIARTDIADSFTGLTISTFGGNPVSMAAALATIEVMEEEKLAQNAYEMGQILRDGLNGLKEKYPAIGDVRGMGLMQALEFVGENKTPDPATVGKLFEEAKKQNVLIGKGGLHGNVVRIAPPLNISKTEIDEFIRVMDAALAKC; this comes from the coding sequence ATGAAAAACGATATTTTAAAAAGACACAAAGATTACCTGTTTCCCAGCGTTGCCAATTATTATAAGGAACCTTTAGCCCTCGATCATGGAGAAGGTTGCTATTTGTTCGATGCAGACGGCAATAAATATCTGGATTTTTTTGGAGGTATTCTTACTGTGAGTGTTGGGCATTGTAACCCAAAAGTTACTTCCAAAATAAAAGAGCAAGTTGATAAACTACAGCATACATCCACTTTGTATCCAACTGAAAATATTGGGAAGCTTGCAGAGAAGTTGGCGCAAATTACACCCGGCAAACTACAAAAAACATTCTTTACTAGCAGCGGCACAGAAGCGGACGAAACTGCTGTTTTTATGGCGCGTCATTTTACAGGCAACCAGGAACTGATTGCTTTGCGGCACGGATACAGCGGCCGTTCCATGCTGGCAATGACTTTAACGGCGCATGCTCCATGGCGTCACGGCGGCGTGCAGGATGCAGGAATTAAACATGCTGTAAATCCATATTGTTACCGTTGCCCTCTTGGATTAGAATATCCATCTTGTGAAATAAAATGTGCCCAGGATATTGAAGAATTGATCATGACAACAACCTCCGGGCAAATTGCAGGGTTTCTGGCAGAACCTATTCAGGGTGTTGGTGGATTTATCACTCCTCCAAAAGAATATTTTGAAGTTGCTGTTCCGATTATCAAAAAATATGGCGGTGTTTTTATAAGTGATGAAGTACAAACAGGATTTGGCCGAACTGGAAAACGCATGTTTGGAATTGAGCATTATGGCGTAGAACCGGATATGATGACCGCTGCAAAAGGCATGGCCAACGGCACACCGATCGGGGCAACAATTGCTCGCACAGATATTGCCGATAGTTTTACAGGATTAACCATTTCCACATTTGGCGGTAATCCGGTTTCTATGGCGGCGGCCCTGGCAACCATAGAAGTTATGGAAGAAGAAAAACTCGCTCAAAATGCGTATGAAATGGGCCAAATACTGCGCGATGGCTTGAATGGCCTAAAAGAAAAATATCCCGCGATTGGTGATGTTCGTGGTATGGGCTTAATGCAGGCGTTGGAATTTGTTGGCGAAAACAAAACCCCCGATCCGGCAACTGTTGGTAAACTTTTTGAAGAAGCAAAAAAACAAAATGTTCTTATTGGTAAGGGCGGACTTCATGGAAATGTTGTGCGGATTGCGCCACCATTGAATATTTCTAAAACTGAGATTGATGAGTTTATCCGTGTTATGGACGCTGCTTTGGCGAAGTGCTAA
- the preA gene encoding NAD-dependent dihydropyrimidine dehydrogenase subunit PreA encodes MPDLKTNFAGITSPNPFWLASAPPTNSGYQVMKAFDAGWGGAVWKTLGVPIVNVSSRYGGVNYKDKRLVGLNNIELITDRPLKDNLDDIEEVKKHFPDHAVVASLMVQSKAEWHQIVKDVENAGCDGIELNFGCPHGMCERGMGSAVSQNPDVLTTLTKWVMEVANVPVIVKLSPNITDIRVPARAAKAGNADAISLINTVQSLVGVDIDNFVPYPVVDGKSTNGGYCGPAVKPIGLNMVKECAQDELTNLPISGIGGIENWRDAVEYILLGSANVQVCTAVMHYGFGIIREMISGLEQYMIDKSFNTVDEMVGLALPNVKSWENLNLSYKVIADINDSKCIGCDLCYVACDHGAHQAIGLNKDTRIPYIIDENCVGCNLCSLVCPVEECITMKQVDSGKEEVTWKERTDKDDIPKTFNDKLAGGIGHFVPKPGDAFKK; translated from the coding sequence ATGCCGGATTTAAAAACAAATTTTGCCGGAATCACATCACCCAACCCATTTTGGCTGGCTTCTGCCCCGCCTACAAACTCAGGCTATCAGGTAATGAAAGCCTTTGATGCCGGTTGGGGTGGCGCTGTATGGAAAACACTGGGCGTTCCAATTGTAAATGTCTCCAGCCGCTATGGCGGTGTAAATTATAAAGACAAACGTCTCGTCGGCTTAAATAACATCGAGCTGATTACCGACCGGCCATTAAAAGATAATCTTGATGATATTGAAGAGGTCAAAAAGCATTTTCCGGATCATGCTGTCGTTGCTTCTCTGATGGTGCAAAGCAAGGCAGAATGGCATCAGATTGTAAAAGATGTTGAGAATGCCGGCTGTGACGGGATTGAACTCAATTTTGGCTGTCCGCATGGAATGTGCGAACGCGGCATGGGCTCAGCTGTAAGTCAAAATCCTGATGTTTTAACAACCCTAACAAAATGGGTGATGGAAGTTGCCAATGTTCCGGTTATTGTAAAATTGAGCCCAAATATTACGGATATTCGCGTTCCGGCGCGAGCAGCAAAAGCTGGTAATGCAGATGCCATTTCCTTGATCAATACAGTGCAAAGCCTTGTGGGTGTGGATATCGACAACTTTGTCCCTTACCCGGTTGTGGATGGTAAAAGTACAAATGGCGGTTATTGCGGTCCGGCTGTAAAACCAATCGGCCTAAATATGGTTAAAGAATGTGCACAGGATGAACTAACTAATCTGCCTATTTCAGGAATTGGAGGCATAGAAAACTGGCGGGATGCTGTTGAATATATTCTTCTTGGCTCAGCAAATGTTCAGGTTTGCACAGCTGTTATGCATTATGGATTTGGAATTATCCGTGAAATGATCAGCGGCCTTGAGCAGTATATGATCGATAAAAGTTTTAATACAGTGGATGAAATGGTTGGCCTTGCCCTGCCAAATGTAAAATCCTGGGAAAACCTAAATCTAAGCTATAAAGTGATTGCTGATATTAATGACTCAAAATGTATAGGCTGTGATCTATGTTATGTGGCTTGTGATCATGGCGCGCATCAGGCGATTGGTTTAAATAAGGACACAAGGATTCCATACATAATTGATGAGAATTGTGTGGGTTGCAATCTCTGCTCTTTGGTTTGCCCGGTTGAAGAATGTATCACCATGAAACAGGTTGATTCCGGCAAAGAGGAAGTTACCTGGAAAGAACGAACCGACAAAGATGATATCCCAAAGACTTTTAATGATAAACTTGCCGGTGGTATAGGGCATTTTGTACCAAAACCCGGTGATGCTTTTAAGAAATAG
- a CDS encoding FAD-dependent oxidoreductase has translation MPEFKRPKTEKEYQENFKQIKPLMNNTEAHVESGRCLFCYDAPCIKACPTGIDIPLFIRQIHSGNIKGSARTIYSANYFGKACGQVCPTEVLCEGSCVFTEQNIKPIEIGRLQAFATDNAIKENSKLFIPQKDTNKKVAIIGAGPAGISAACELRLAGFGVDIFEANDKPSGLTLYGVAPYKIDNETVLSEMDYLQKTFGYNVQYNSHINPQALKNLEKDYDAILLAIGLGTTGELNISGEDLENYFGAINFIKDIRIKKQKTLVGQNVLVLGGGNTAMDAASEAARMGAETVALCYRRSKGEMPAYDFEYDLAKSVSVFGIFNIAPMEILGDKKVEGVKFIRTNVVNGKVEPIKDSEHILPCDMVIRATGQSKFVDFLDSIENINLDKSGKIVVNEQTCQTDNPKYFAAGDALNGGKEVVNAAAEGKLAAKGIIEFLEAR, from the coding sequence ATGCCGGAATTTAAACGGCCAAAAACAGAAAAAGAATACCAGGAAAATTTTAAACAGATTAAACCGCTAATGAACAATACAGAGGCCCATGTAGAAAGTGGCCGTTGTTTGTTCTGCTACGATGCGCCATGCATCAAGGCTTGCCCAACCGGGATAGATATTCCTTTATTTATTCGGCAAATACATTCGGGAAATATTAAAGGTTCAGCAAGGACAATTTACAGCGCAAACTATTTCGGCAAAGCTTGCGGCCAGGTATGTCCCACTGAAGTTTTGTGCGAAGGCTCCTGCGTGTTTACAGAGCAAAACATTAAACCAATCGAGATAGGAAGGCTTCAGGCTTTTGCAACCGACAATGCAATCAAAGAAAATAGCAAATTGTTTATCCCGCAAAAAGATACTAACAAGAAAGTCGCCATAATCGGCGCCGGTCCGGCAGGGATTTCTGCAGCGTGTGAGTTACGATTGGCCGGTTTTGGTGTGGATATTTTTGAGGCTAACGATAAACCATCCGGATTAACGCTTTATGGCGTTGCCCCGTATAAAATTGATAATGAAACTGTTTTATCAGAAATGGATTATCTGCAAAAAACTTTTGGATATAATGTGCAATATAATTCACATATTAATCCTCAAGCACTTAAAAATCTTGAAAAAGACTATGATGCGATTCTTTTGGCCATTGGCCTTGGAACCACGGGTGAATTAAATATTTCTGGTGAGGATTTAGAGAATTATTTTGGCGCCATCAATTTCATAAAAGACATTCGTATAAAAAAACAGAAAACTTTGGTTGGTCAAAATGTACTTGTACTTGGTGGAGGAAATACTGCAATGGATGCAGCCTCGGAGGCGGCGCGTATGGGTGCTGAAACCGTGGCGCTTTGTTACAGACGATCTAAAGGAGAAATGCCTGCCTATGATTTTGAGTATGACCTGGCGAAAAGCGTTAGCGTCTTTGGAATTTTTAATATTGCGCCAATGGAAATTTTGGGAGATAAAAAAGTAGAAGGTGTAAAATTTATCCGCACCAATGTAGTTAACGGCAAAGTGGAACCAATCAAAGATAGCGAGCATATTCTGCCTTGTGATATGGTGATCCGGGCGACCGGGCAATCCAAGTTTGTGGATTTTTTGGATTCAATCGAAAATATCAATCTGGATAAAAGCGGAAAGATTGTTGTGAATGAACAAACCTGCCAGACAGATAATCCAAAATATTTTGCTGCAGGTGATGCGCTTAATGGTGGCAAAGAAGTTGTAAACGCTGCCGCTGAAGGTAAACTTGCTGCAAAGGGAATTATTGAATTTTTAGAAGCCCGTTAA
- a CDS encoding acyltransferase, which translates to MSIPKSEGDGSIEEIMTAMEEKHVPYIEEAGKNGVQILCLQEIFNTPYFCPGQDAAWYDSAEPVPGRITEELSVYAKKYNMVMVIPVFEKEQAGFLYNTAAVIDADGKYLGKYRKNHIPHTSGFWEKFFFKPGNMGYPVFQTKYAKVGVYICYDRHFPDGARILGLNGAEIVYNPSATVAGLSQYLWKLEQPAHAVANGYFMGCINRVGTEKPWNLGKFYGTSYFVDPKGQILAEASEDNDELLISEFDLDMIEEVRSTWQFFRDRRPETYQKLVEL; encoded by the coding sequence ATGAGTATTCCAAAATCGGAAGGCGACGGAAGCATAGAAGAAATAATGACGGCTATGGAAGAAAAGCATGTTCCTTATATTGAAGAGGCCGGTAAAAATGGCGTCCAAATTCTCTGCCTTCAGGAAATTTTTAATACACCATATTTTTGCCCCGGACAAGATGCAGCATGGTATGACTCTGCAGAGCCGGTTCCAGGCCGAATTACTGAAGAGCTGTCTGTTTATGCCAAAAAATATAACATGGTTATGGTTATCCCTGTTTTTGAAAAAGAACAAGCTGGATTTTTATACAACACTGCAGCCGTAATTGATGCCGACGGGAAATATCTTGGCAAATACCGCAAAAATCACATCCCTCATACATCCGGATTTTGGGAGAAGTTTTTCTTTAAACCTGGCAATATGGGTTATCCGGTGTTCCAGACAAAATATGCCAAAGTGGGTGTTTATATTTGCTATGACCGCCACTTCCCTGATGGTGCACGTATCCTTGGATTAAATGGTGCAGAGATTGTTTATAATCCATCAGCCACAGTTGCAGGGCTCTCACAATATTTATGGAAATTAGAACAACCTGCCCATGCGGTTGCCAATGGATATTTTATGGGCTGTATCAATCGTGTCGGTACTGAGAAACCCTGGAATCTGGGTAAATTTTATGGTACTTCTTATTTTGTTGATCCAAAAGGGCAGATTTTAGCGGAAGCTTCTGAAGACAATGATGAATTGCTTATTTCCGAATTTGATTTGGATATGATAGAAGAGGTTCGTTCTACCTGGCAATTTTTCAGAGACCGCCGTCCGGAGACCTACCAAAAATTGGTAGAATTATAG
- the hydA gene encoding dihydropyrimidinase, with amino-acid sequence MSILIKNGRVFTAADDFVADIFIEGETISAIGKNLNVNADQVIDAQGKYVFPGGIDPHVHLDLPFMGTFSSDNYETGTKAALHGGTTSIIDFAIQVQGQSMYSAVDEWNKKSEGNAYGDYSYHLAVTDFNPETKKEVSKLIADGITSFKTFMAYKGALMVDDGQMVGLMHEVKKQGGMVTVHATNGDMIDHLIAKHQSEGKLSPLYHYLSQPEVTEAEASGRFIDMAEYTDVPAYIVHLTCEGALNQVRNSTRRNQKVFVETCVQYLLLDASLYEKDGFEGSKWVMSPPLRQPKDQATLWAGINQGLVNVVGTDHCPFFMEQKEMGKDDFAKIPNGHPAIEHRLELLFSEGVKKGKISMNKFVEVTSTNAAKIFGMDKKGSIAIGKDADIVILDPNEKHTISAKTHHHNCDYSGYEGWEVTGKTKTVLMRGKVAIDNGQVLINKGYGRFIKRSQASKVV; translated from the coding sequence ATGTCAATCTTAATAAAAAACGGACGGGTTTTTACAGCAGCGGATGATTTTGTAGCTGATATTTTTATTGAAGGAGAAACCATTTCGGCAATAGGGAAAAATTTAAATGTAAATGCAGACCAGGTAATAGATGCACAAGGGAAATATGTTTTTCCCGGTGGCATTGATCCGCATGTACATCTCGATTTGCCATTTATGGGCACCTTTTCCAGCGATAATTATGAGACCGGAACCAAGGCCGCTTTACACGGTGGTACAACATCTATTATAGATTTTGCCATTCAGGTTCAGGGCCAATCAATGTATTCTGCAGTAGACGAATGGAATAAAAAGTCTGAAGGAAATGCTTATGGCGATTATTCTTACCACCTGGCTGTAACTGATTTTAATCCTGAAACTAAAAAGGAAGTAAGCAAACTAATTGCTGATGGAATAACATCCTTTAAAACATTTATGGCCTATAAAGGGGCTTTAATGGTTGATGATGGCCAAATGGTAGGCCTAATGCACGAAGTTAAAAAACAAGGCGGTATGGTGACAGTCCATGCTACAAATGGTGACATGATTGACCACCTTATTGCCAAGCACCAATCTGAAGGGAAGCTTTCACCGCTTTATCATTATTTATCTCAGCCGGAAGTAACAGAGGCCGAAGCGTCCGGGCGATTTATTGATATGGCTGAATATACAGATGTTCCAGCCTATATCGTGCATCTTACTTGCGAAGGCGCGCTCAACCAGGTGCGAAATTCCACTCGACGCAATCAAAAAGTTTTTGTTGAAACATGCGTTCAGTATTTGCTGCTCGATGCTTCCCTTTACGAAAAAGATGGTTTTGAAGGCTCAAAATGGGTAATGAGTCCACCGCTCCGTCAGCCAAAAGACCAGGCCACTTTGTGGGCCGGGATAAACCAGGGTTTGGTGAATGTTGTTGGTACTGACCACTGCCCTTTCTTTATGGAACAAAAGGAAATGGGCAAAGATGATTTTGCAAAAATCCCTAATGGCCATCCTGCCATTGAGCACCGTTTGGAATTACTTTTTTCCGAGGGTGTTAAAAAAGGCAAAATCAGCATGAACAAATTTGTTGAAGTGACATCGACCAATGCAGCTAAAATCTTTGGGATGGATAAAAAAGGATCAATAGCCATTGGTAAAGATGCAGATATAGTTATTCTTGACCCAAATGAAAAACACACGATTTCAGCAAAAACGCATCATCATAATTGTGATTATTCAGGGTATGAAGGCTGGGAAGTAACTGGCAAAACTAAAACGGTTTTGATGCGTGGAAAAGTTGCAATCGACAATGGCCAGGTTCTTATCAACAAGGGTTATGGCCGTTTTATAAAACGGAGCCAGGCTTCTAAGGTGGTTTGA
- a CDS encoding NCS1 family nucleobase:cation symporter-1, protein MDQAIKEVHQKHSTSPLYNEHLAPTPQTERTWNLWNLTSIWIGMAVCIPTYILASYMIKSGMSWQASLIIIGLANLIITIPMVLNGHAGVKFGIPFPVLGRASFGTKGIHIAAVIRAIVACGWFGVQTWIGGLAFYAIWNVLSGSEASLGLDLGKFIGFGLFWLVNMHFVWHGTESIRWLESWAAPILILIGILLIIWGSNTAGSFNTVLEQGQQLEQPTATVSSDGGTHIVNLSPLKNADGSYKSDEFQISTLGSNGQMESLSMGWQEISEENSEVFLSHFNSSENPNIQIQFRKLTENGIVESSIIDVPLAPAENGSDKLWGYILWLTAMVGFWATMSLSIADITRYAHTQKEQVIGQFLGLPGTMILYSFVGIFVTFAAITNFEDILIAQDAPWDPVSLLARFENPIVVIISQVFMIIATLSTNIAANVIAPANAFANLLPKKLDFRKGGLITGIIGIIIMPWWLLDEISSILIFVSGLLGPVLGILLCDYFIIRKKELNLAELYNPKGEYSYSSGFNIAAVLAFLTGILLALIGYWVPALNFLYSLSWFTGFLISFVVYYVLYKVIYKIPDVN, encoded by the coding sequence ATGGACCAAGCCATAAAAGAAGTTCACCAAAAGCATTCTACATCGCCTTTATACAACGAACACCTGGCGCCAACACCGCAAACTGAACGAACATGGAATTTGTGGAACCTGACATCCATCTGGATTGGAATGGCCGTTTGCATCCCAACCTATATTCTTGCCTCATACATGATTAAATCCGGAATGTCATGGCAGGCCTCCTTAATAATTATCGGGTTGGCCAATTTAATAATCACCATCCCAATGGTACTAAATGGACACGCCGGTGTAAAATTTGGTATCCCCTTCCCTGTTCTCGGACGGGCTTCATTTGGAACAAAAGGAATTCACATCGCGGCAGTTATTCGAGCAATAGTTGCTTGCGGGTGGTTTGGTGTTCAAACCTGGATTGGCGGATTGGCATTTTATGCTATATGGAATGTACTATCAGGTAGTGAAGCTTCTTTGGGATTGGATCTTGGAAAGTTTATTGGATTTGGTTTGTTCTGGTTAGTCAATATGCACTTTGTCTGGCATGGTACTGAAAGCATTCGCTGGTTGGAAAGCTGGGCCGCTCCCATATTAATATTGATTGGGATTCTGCTTATTATCTGGGGCAGCAACACAGCCGGTAGTTTTAATACCGTTTTAGAACAAGGCCAACAATTAGAACAGCCTACAGCCACAGTTTCGTCAGATGGTGGAACGCACATTGTGAATTTAAGCCCGCTTAAAAATGCAGATGGCAGTTATAAATCTGATGAGTTTCAAATCAGTACACTTGGTTCAAATGGACAAATGGAATCATTATCAATGGGCTGGCAAGAAATTTCAGAAGAAAACAGCGAAGTGTTTCTTTCTCATTTTAATAGCTCTGAAAATCCCAATATTCAAATTCAGTTTCGCAAATTAACTGAAAACGGAATAGTAGAATCATCGATTATTGATGTCCCTTTAGCCCCGGCAGAAAACGGTTCTGACAAATTATGGGGCTATATTTTATGGCTTACAGCAATGGTAGGATTTTGGGCTACAATGTCTTTGAGTATTGCCGATATTACACGATATGCTCATACCCAAAAAGAACAGGTTATCGGTCAGTTTTTAGGCTTACCCGGAACTATGATCCTATATTCGTTTGTTGGAATTTTTGTCACTTTTGCAGCGATTACCAATTTTGAAGATATTCTAATTGCCCAGGATGCACCATGGGATCCTGTTTCTTTGTTGGCACGATTTGAAAATCCCATCGTTGTAATTATTTCTCAGGTTTTTATGATTATTGCCACTTTAAGCACGAATATTGCGGCCAATGTTATAGCGCCGGCTAATGCTTTTGCCAATCTTCTTCCAAAGAAATTAGATTTTCGTAAAGGCGGATTAATAACCGGAATTATCGGGATTATTATCATGCCATGGTGGTTATTAGATGAGATAAGCAGTATTCTGATTTTTGTAAGTGGTTTGCTCGGGCCGGTTCTGGGTATCCTTTTATGCGATTATTTTATAATCCGCAAAAAAGAATTAAATCTGGCTGAGTTATATAATCCTAAGGGCGAATACTCTTACTCAAGCGGTTTTAATATTGCAGCCGTACTTGCCTTCTTAACTGGCATTTTGCTGGCTTTGATTGGTTATTGGGTTCCAGCTTTGAACTTTTTATACAGCTTATCCTGGTTTACCGGTTTTCTGATTTCCTTTGTGGTTTATTATGTTTTGTATAAAGTAATTTATAAAATCCCGGATGTTAATTAA
- a CDS encoding CoA-acylating methylmalonate-semialdehyde dehydrogenase, whose amino-acid sequence MKYPEVKNYINGQFKNSTSSKMDVICPTDGSKISTVPLSGKEDLDLAVKAAQGAFPEWSAMTIKDRVQVFYKYRMLLEKNREELSTLVMEENGKTMGESVAEVDKSIELTEFACSLPQMVQGEIMEVSNGVECRVERKPVGVVACISPFNFPNMVPHWTIPNAIALGNCIILKPSEIVPISAMKMAELLKEAGLPHGVFNVVNGGREIVEEICDHPGIEAVSFVGSTKIAKVVYKRSCSNLKRCVALGGAKNHLIVLPDANVEMTASNVAASMSGCAGQRCMASSAMVGVGKVDHIIEKLCDEARKIIPGENLGSVITQAAKERIERYITEAEQAGAKILVDGRNAVVKNKEGGFYVGPTVIDFVKPEMAIAKEEVFGPVLSIIRANDLDEAMTIENSSNYGNAAGVFTQSGGLARQVMERASAGMIGVNIGVPVPREPFSFGGWNESKFGVSDITGKSSIEFWTQLKKTSTKWNPEAQINWMS is encoded by the coding sequence ATGAAATATCCCGAAGTAAAAAATTATATTAATGGTCAATTTAAAAATTCTACATCCTCAAAAATGGATGTTATTTGCCCCACAGATGGGAGCAAAATTTCTACTGTCCCTTTAAGTGGGAAAGAAGATTTGGACTTGGCTGTAAAAGCTGCCCAAGGCGCTTTTCCCGAATGGTCGGCTATGACCATAAAAGATCGTGTACAGGTCTTTTATAAATACCGAATGCTTCTGGAAAAAAACCGTGAAGAGCTTTCAACTTTGGTAATGGAAGAAAATGGTAAAACCATGGGAGAATCGGTTGCCGAAGTTGATAAAAGTATTGAGCTTACAGAATTTGCCTGCTCCCTGCCACAAATGGTTCAGGGTGAAATAATGGAAGTTAGCAATGGCGTTGAATGCCGGGTAGAAAGAAAACCTGTAGGCGTTGTTGCGTGTATTTCTCCATTTAACTTCCCCAATATGGTGCCACACTGGACTATCCCAAATGCTATTGCGCTTGGTAATTGTATCATTTTAAAACCATCGGAAATAGTGCCTATTAGTGCCATGAAAATGGCAGAACTTTTAAAAGAAGCAGGATTGCCGCATGGCGTTTTTAATGTTGTTAACGGCGGACGTGAAATTGTTGAAGAAATCTGCGATCATCCCGGAATAGAGGCGGTCTCTTTTGTTGGTTCAACAAAAATAGCCAAAGTGGTTTATAAACGTTCATGCTCAAACCTTAAGCGCTGTGTTGCCCTTGGAGGCGCTAAAAATCATTTGATTGTATTGCCTGATGCAAATGTTGAAATGACAGCATCCAATGTAGCCGCATCCATGTCAGGTTGTGCCGGACAACGCTGTATGGCCTCCTCTGCAATGGTTGGTGTTGGCAAGGTTGATCACATCATAGAAAAATTATGTGATGAGGCGCGGAAAATAATTCCCGGTGAAAACCTTGGATCTGTAATTACTCAAGCAGCCAAAGAACGTATTGAGCGCTACATCACGGAAGCAGAGCAGGCAGGAGCAAAAATACTAGTAGATGGACGCAATGCCGTTGTTAAAAATAAAGAAGGTGGTTTCTATGTTGGTCCAACAGTAATTGATTTTGTAAAACCCGAAATGGCCATAGCCAAAGAAGAAGTTTTTGGCCCGGTTCTTTCAATAATTAGGGCCAACGATTTAGACGAAGCAATGACAATTGAAAATAGCTCCAACTATGGAAATGCTGCAGGAGTTTTCACTCAAAGCGGTGGATTAGCTCGTCAGGTTATGGAACGCGCCAGTGCGGGAATGATTGGTGTGAATATTGGCGTTCCCGTCCCAAGGGAACCTTTTTCTTTTGGCGGTTGGAATGAATCCAAATTTGGAGTTAGTGATATTACCGGAAAAAGTTCGATTGAGTTTTGGACACAGCTAAAAAAGACATCAACAAAATGGAATCCGGAAGCCCAGATAAACTGGATGAGCTAA
- a CDS encoding geranylgeranyl reductase family protein, translating into MQNIDIPVAVLGAGPGGATASIFLAKAGIDHVIIDKATFPRDKICGDALSGKVGAILNRIDPELVYQLDSDDNNFLNCWGVQFVAPNGEALNIPFDKDPTVQKYPPGFISKRVNFDNFLFKQIDEKYATKLMGCEVKNIVTHNDKVEIQYLKDGQKKSLFTNIVIGAEGDRSIVAKKLAGHKMDPRYYAAGLRVYYENVTDMHPQNFIELHFIKEVLPGYLWVFPLPNNQANVGIGILSEKVKSQKMNLKKMMLNALENNVNLKERFKDATMLNDIKGWGLPLGSIKRNLSGERYMLVGDAASLIDPFTGEGIGNAMISGRFAANVAEEALKENDFSAETIKKYDELVYDKLWDELKLSYTMQRLINRPWLFNFIANRAVKNKTIQETMSTMFDDLDMRAKLKSPTFYFKMLFNL; encoded by the coding sequence ATGCAAAATATTGACATACCTGTTGCAGTTCTTGGTGCCGGTCCAGGTGGTGCTACTGCGTCCATCTTTTTAGCTAAAGCAGGCATTGATCATGTAATAATCGACAAGGCAACTTTTCCCAGAGATAAAATCTGCGGCGATGCTTTGAGCGGTAAAGTGGGTGCTATCCTGAATCGGATAGACCCCGAGCTTGTGTATCAGTTGGATTCAGATGATAATAACTTCCTCAACTGTTGGGGTGTGCAGTTTGTTGCCCCCAACGGAGAAGCACTGAATATCCCTTTTGATAAAGATCCAACAGTTCAAAAATATCCGCCCGGCTTTATTTCCAAACGTGTTAATTTTGATAATTTCCTTTTTAAGCAAATCGATGAAAAATACGCAACAAAATTGATGGGTTGTGAAGTCAAAAATATCGTAACTCATAATGATAAAGTTGAAATTCAATATTTGAAGGATGGGCAGAAAAAGAGTCTGTTTACAAACATTGTAATTGGTGCAGAAGGTGACCGGTCGATAGTGGCAAAAAAACTGGCCGGGCATAAGATGGATCCACGATATTATGCTGCCGGTCTGCGTGTTTATTATGAAAATGTAACAGATATGCATCCTCAAAACTTTATTGAGCTGCATTTTATAAAAGAAGTTCTCCCGGGATATTTGTGGGTTTTTCCATTGCCAAATAATCAGGCAAATGTGGGCATCGGTATTTTATCGGAGAAAGTTAAAAGCCAGAAAATGAATCTTAAAAAGATGATGTTGAATGCATTGGAAAACAATGTCAATCTCAAAGAGCGGTTTAAAGATGCAACAATGCTTAACGATATAAAAGGTTGGGGCTTACCACTTGGTTCGATAAAAAGAAACTTGTCCGGTGAGCGTTATATGCTTGTTGGTGATGCTGCCTCATTGATAGATCCTTTTACAGGCGAAGGTATTGGGAATGCAATGATTAGCGGGCGATTTGCTGCTAACGTTGCCGAAGAGGCACTCAAAGAAAATGATTTTTCTGCTGAAACAATTAAGAAGTATGATGAGCTTGTTTACGATAAACTTTGGGATGAATTAAAACTTAGTTACACAATGCAAAGATTGATAAACCGTCCATGGCTTTTTAATTTTATTGCAAACAGAGCTGTTAAAAATAAAACCATCCAGGAAACCATGTCCACAATGTTCGATGATCTGGATATGCGGGCTAAATTAAAGTCACCCACCTTTTATTTTAAAATGTTGTTTAACCTATAA